The nucleotide sequence CCGACCATCCAGCCCACAGGGCTGAGCAACAGTTTCTGCGCCAGCGCCACACGGTGGGTCTCGGGAAACAGACCACCGTTGAGAAATACACAACTGGCCATCTTGAACCGGCCTTCATAGTGTCGCGCAAGCAGTTCCTGAGCGACGCTGTCGCCATAGTCGTGAGCCAGGACATGCACCTTCCCATGCACTCGCAGGTGTTCCAGCAACGCCTGGTGTAAATCCGCCTGCTCCAGCAGGCAGTAAGTGTGATCCAGGGGCTTGGCCGAATCACCAAAACCCAACATGTCGCAGGCGATCACCCGGTTGCGCTGGGCCAGCGGTTGCCAAAGGTAATGCCAGTCCCAACTGGCGCTGGGAAAACCGTGAATCAACAACAATGGCTCGCCCTGTCCGGCGACCCAATAACGAATAGCCTGCCCGCGAAAAACAAAACTCTGCCCACGCGTGCGCCAGGCACTCAGGGGAATCTCGGCCAATGGCATCAAAGTTGGTATCCCGGGTTTTGTTGGTCGAGCTTGCGCAACAACGCCGGCCAGGCCAGTGCACCTCCCATACCCTGTGCGCTCTTGGTGACGCCTGCAAGCATCGCCTTGGCTCCCGCGAGAACCTGTGGCTCGATGGCGATCAACTCGGTCCCGCCATTGTGTGCCAGTACCTGGATGTCACAGGCGCGCTGGAAGGTGAACATCATCAGGAACGTATCAGCGATAGTCCCGCCACAGGTCAAAGGACCGTGGTTGTGTAGCATCAAAAAGTTCTTTTCACCCAGGTCAGCTTGCAAGCGGGCTTTTTCGTCGTGGCTCAGCGCCACACCTTCGTAGGCGTGATAAGCCAGGCTGGACAGCACAAACAGCGATTGCTGACTGATCGGCAACACACCTTGTTTCTGCGCGGAAACGGCCACGCCGGCGGCAGTATGCGTGTGCAACACGCACACCACGTCGTGTCGCACCTCATGCACTGCACTGTGGATGGTGTAGCCCGCCGGATTGATCTCGTAGGGGCTGTCCATCAGTTTGTTGCCGGCCTGATCGACCTTGACCAGGCTGGAGGCGGTGATTTCGTGAAACATCAGCCCGTACGGATTGATCAGGAAATCTTCGGTGCCCGGCACCTTGGCCGAAATATGGGTGAAAATCAGGTCATCCCAGCCATGCATGGCCACCAGGCGATAACAGGCCGCCAGGTCGATACGGGTTTGCCATTCGGCAGCGCTGACTTGATCTTTTACACTCGGTGGCGATTGAACGGGGGCTGGGCTCACGGCAATGACCTCGATGGCGTGGTGTTGTTATTATTTTCTCGGCTAAAGAGTCAGTCTAGTCAGACCTTGAGGACGCAGGAGTTGCGTTGGCAGCCAGCTTTATGACCGAGCGGGTCAACCTTCAGCATAGTTCGGATTAGTCTAAGCGCCCTCAGCGAAATGGCGCCAATCAAGGCGCCACCTCGCCACACTGCGATCAGGCACGCAGCGCGGTAACCAACTCGGCCAGCCAAGGTTCTGCGTCGCTTTCCGGGGTCACGCTTTCGCTGGCATCCAGGCGTAGCATCGGCAGCACTTCGCGCACACCCAACTCGCCAAACAACTCACGCATTTGCTCGCCGCCCGCGCAAAAAGTATCACCGTAGCTGGCATCGCCCAGGCCGATAACCGCCCCCGGCAAACCGCGCCAGGCTGCGGGCAGTTGATCGCGAATCGTCGAATACAGCGGCATTAGGCTGTCCGGCAACTCACCCATGCCGGTGGTCGACGTCACGGCCAGGAAAGCTTCGGGGGCAAAGGCCTGAATTTCGGCCAGGGTTGCCCGAGGGTTGTGCCATGCATCAAGACCGGCGTCGTTGAGGATAGCAGCGGCATGCCGGGCGACTTCTTCAGCCGTGCCGTACACCGAGCCGGAAAGAATGGCGACTTTCATCAATCTCATCCTGTAGTTGAGTGAAAGCCCGGGATATTAACAGCTGCCGCCATCGCTTTCAGGGATCCGGTCGCAACATCCCCTGTTGGTCTGTGGACAGATCACCGACTTGTCTTACACTGCCAGATCCAGAAACACGCCATGGACTGCTCGATGATCAACGCCAAGCTGATGCAAATGGTGATCAACGCCACCAACGAAGGGATTGTAGTCGCCGAGCGGGAAGGCAAGGACAAGCCGCTGATTTATGTGAATCCGGCCTTTGAGCGCCTGACCGGCTACCACCTGGACGATATTCTTTACCAGGACTGCCGCTTCCTGCAGTCGGGCGACCGTGACCAGCCGGCGCTGAACGCCATTCGCCAAGCGTTGGACAATGCTGGCAGTTGCCGGGAGATCCTGCGCAACTACCGCAAGGATGGCACGCACTTCTGGAATGAGTTGTCATTATCGACGGTTTATAACCCGGCCGATAAACAGACATATTTTGTCGGGGTGCAAAAAGATGTCACGGCGCAGGTCAAGGCCCAGCAGCGCATCACCCAGTTGGAAGCCCAAGTGGCTCAGCTCCAGGCCGAACTGAATACACTGCAGGCGACGAGCGGTTCTAACAAACTTTAGAATACCGGGTCTGTATAGTAATAATTGCCTTCTGCCCGCCTTTCCCTGAGCCACATCAATGCAACGCGACGCGCTTTTGACGCAGGACGAACTGGACTTCATCCAGACCATGCACCATAACCCGCAACTGAATGCGCGCGACGTTTCGTCGAGCCTGACGGTCAACGGCGGTGCGCAGATCCGTGATCTGCTCACCCGCTTGGCGGCGCATGAGCACGTGACCATCCAGGCACAATTCGACAATCAGCAAATGACCTTTCCATTGCAATTGGTGGAAGACGAATTCCATGCCCTACACCTGCGCCTGGGCGTGCCGAGCATTTTCGAAGACGGGCCAATGATCCGCCCTTGGCGCCTGGTGCTTGAAGAACCGGTCGCCCTGGAAAACATCAAGGGCCAACCCGGCTCACTATTTGTCCATGAGATTTCGTTCAAGGGCGCACTGGTGGAAGTTCGCGGTCGAAGCAATCCACCCAAGACCTTTTGCCTGTGGTTCAGTCCTTCGGGTTATGAGCGAATTGCAGTACGTGGCACCCTCGAACGCGAAACGACCCGAGGTATGTTTGCCTACCATTTGAGCCAAGGGGACGTGGACGAAACCGAACGCCTGCGCCAGTTCATCCTGCAGCAACATCGCCTCGCCCACCCCGAAGTGCATGCCTGATATCAGGTATCGAGGGTTCCCTGGATAAACTGTTGCAAACGTCGCTGCATCAAATGCCCTTCGTTACCCAGGCAGCCAATGGACGTGCCCGCCAGTTGCGAGCCGACCATGTCCGAGACATCACCCGCCAGCAGTATTGGACAATCCAGGGTCAACGCAAGTCGCGTCAACCGGCGTGGCAATTCGGCAGTCGGCGAATGATTGGAAAACACCACCAACGCCTGAGGCCGGCTCTTTTCGCAGATCAGCGTTAACTCATTGAAGGGTTGCCCCATGCTCAGGACGCGAACCGCCAACTCGTCACCGCTCATCAATACTGCGGCCACCAACAGCTCCAGTTCACGGCACTCTCCGGCGATGGCCGACAACAAAATCCGTGGTTTGTGGGAAACCTGGGCCAGTTGCAGGCGCTGCGAGATCCGATTGCGCAAAAAGCTGTCGAAAAATAACCACTCACTGGCTTGCCCGAAATGCCCTTGATGGCGCAGCAACTGAAGCCAGAGAGGCATCAGGATGTCTTGCAAGGCCACCGATGCAGGGTAGGTGGCGAAGATCTGGCCATATAGGCGATCCAACTGCCGATCATCGAACGCGCCTATCGCCTGTTGCAGTTGCCGCTGCCAGTCAGTGCTTTCGTGCTGTGCATTACCTTCACTCACGTTGCGCAGTAACGCCGCCTGGGCGTCGTCACGCGCGAGCATCTTGCCGACTTTGCTGACCGCGACGCCCCGTTCGATCCAATCGAGAATACGGTGCACGGTGTCGATATCTTCCCGCGAGTACAGTCGATGCCCGCTTTCGGTGCGCACGGGTTGAATCAAACCATAGCGTCGCTCCCATGCTCGCAAAGTGACCGGATTGATACCTGTCAATTTTGACACTTCGCGGATCGGAAACAGTTCCTCCGAGCCGGGTACGCCGCTGAGCATGGAACCAACAAGCGGATCAGTAATAACGGGCATCAGGTGGCGATACATCCCTATAAACGCGTGAGCTTGAATCCTATTTAACGCACTTACAGCTGTCTTTTTCAAGCGCCGGACCAACCGACCAGTGTCGCCGGCATATTTCGTCGATTCAGGAATAATCCTTGCCTGTTTTTGCGCAGCCACCCAACCCGGTGGCGGCGTCAGGCGCGCTCCCTACCCGGTGCGGCGCTGCCACCTACCTGGAGATACACAATGTCTACCTTACCCGTCACCTTGATGGTTGCACGTCGTGTGGCTAAAGGGCGTTATCAGGACTTGATGAGCTGGTTGCGTGAAGGCGAGCAACTGGCCACCGACTTTCCCGGCTATCTGGGCTCCGGTGTGCTCGCGCCCCCTGCCGATGACGACGAATTCCAGATTATCTTCCGTTTCGCCGACGAACAGACGCTACATGCCTGGGAGTTCTCGGCCTCTCGCAGCGCCTGGCTCGATCGCGGCAGCGAGTTGTTCGCCAACCCTTCGGAACACCGGGTCAGGGGCATGGACGGCTGGTTTGGTGGCGTGGGCCAGCGCCCACTGCGCTGGAAACAGGCGGTCGCCATCTGGCTGGCGTTTTTCCCGGTGTCGCTGCTGTTCAATTTCGGGCTTGAACCCCTGCTCGTCGAGCTTGGAATGTTCAGTCGTGTGCTGATCAGCACCCTGGTCCTCACCCCGTTGATGGTCTATCTGTTCATTCCCCTGTCGACGTATCTGCTGGCAGGCTGGTTGAATCCCGCACCAGCACCGGCAAAACCCTGCGAAGCGACCGTTTGAGTCCATTCAACGGCCGGTCGCTGGTATAGTTTTAGCCTGTCTGCGACCTGAGCCTGCCATGACCACTACCCTCGCCCCGATCCTGATCACCGGTGCCGGCCAACGCGTCGGCCTGCACTGCGCGTTGCGTCTGTTGGACGCGCAGCAGCCGGTGATTTTCAGCTATCGCACTGAACGTCCCGATGTACAGCGCTTGCGCGACCGGGGTGCAATCGCGGTGTTTGCCGATTTTTCCTCCGAGGCCGGTATCCTGGCCTTTATTGCCGAACTGAAGACGCATACCGAGCGCCTGCGGGCGATCATTCACAATGCTTCGGCCTGGACGGCGGAAACGCCGGGGGGCGAAAGCCGCGCCTTTATCGACATGTTCAGCGTACACATGCTTGCGCCGTACCTGATCAACCTGCATTGTGCGAGCTTGCTCCAGCAGTCCACGCCCGCCGACATTGTGCATATCAGCGATGACGTCACCCGCAAGGGCAGCCGCCAGCACATTGCCTACTGTGCCACCAAGGCCGGGCTCGATAACCTGACCCTGTCTTTTGCCGCCAAGTACGCCCCCCAGATCAAGGTCAACGGCATCGCACCAGCGATGGTGATGTTCAATCAAGACGACAATGCGGCCTATCGCGCCAAGGTCCTGGCCAAGTCGGCACTCGGCATCGAACCCGGCGCAGAAGTGATTTACCAGAGCCTGCGCTACCTGTTGGATAACCCTTATGTCACCGGTACCACGCTGACCGTCAACGGCGGGCGGCATATCAAGTAAGCCGTTTGCGAGGATGCTGCATGACTTTATCCCTGCCCCACCATTACCGTGAGATTCTCAAGGACCTGGGTGAAGACCCGGATCGCGAAGGTTTGCTCGACACGCCAAAACGCGCGGCCAAAGCCATGCAGTACGTGTGTCACGGCTACAGCCAGAGCGTCGAGGACATCGTCAATGGTGCGCTGTTCACCTCGGACAGCGACGAAATGGTGATCGTCGCCAACATCGAACTGTATTCGATGTGCGAACATCACCTGCTGCCCTTTATTGGCAAGGCCCATGTCGCCTATATTCCAACGGGCAAGGTCCTGGGCCTGTCGAAGATTGCGCGCCTGGTCGACATGTTCGCGCGACGCCTGCAGATCCAGGAAAACCTCACGCAGCAAATCGCCGAGGCCATCCAGAGCGTGACCCAGGCGGCCGGCGTAGCGGTGGTCATCGAAGCCCAGCACATGTGCATGATGATGCGCGGCGTAGCAAAACAGAACTCAACCATGAACACCTCGGTGATGCTCGGCGCGTTCCGCGAGTCGAACACCACCCGTATGGAGTTCCTGCAACTGATCGGACGGAGCAAGTAGCAATGCCACAACTTCAACCAGGCATGGCACGCATCCGGGTCAAGGACCTGCGTCTGCGTACCTTTATCGGGATCAACGAGGATGAAATCCTCAACAAACAGGATGTGTTGATCAATGTGAGCATCTTGTACGCCGCACAAGATGCGGTGCGCGACAATGACATCGACCACGCGTTGAACTACCGCACCATCACCAAGGCGATCATCGCCCATGTGGAAGGCAACCGTTTTGCCCTGCTGGAGCGTTTGACCCAGGAACTGCTGGACCTGGTGATGAGCAATGAATCGGTGCTCTACGCCGAAGTCGAAGTCGACAAGCCCCATGCGTTGCGATTTGCCGAGTCGGTGTCGATAACACTCGCTGCAAGTCGCTCAGCTACAAGCGGCAAGCTGTAAGCCGCAAGCTTACGGCCGCCCCCATTCCACTTGCAGCTGCTTACCCCCTTAAAGCTGTCTCGAAGAGCCCCCCCATGAACGATCAACAACGCCTTGAACTTGAAGCCGCCGCCTTTCGCCGGTTGGTTGCACACCTGGACAGCCGCAAGGATGTGCAAAACATCGACCTGATGAACCTTGCCGGTTTCTGTCGCAACTGCCTGTCCAAGTGGTACAAGGCCGAAGCCGATGAGCGCCAGATCGAGGTCAGCCTCGATGACGCGCGCGAGGTGGTGTACGGCATGCCGTACGCCGAGTGGAAAGCCCAATACCAGAAAGAAGCCAGCGCCGAACAACACGCGGCGTTTGCCAAAGGAAAATCCCATGAGTGATCTGAATACCCTGCGCGCCAGCCTCAACAGCGGCGAACACGTTTTTGCCGAGACCCTGGCGTTTATCGCCGCCGGTTACGACTACCAGCCGCAAGCGTTCAACAATGGCGCCGTGGAAAACGCCGCCGGGCAGAACGAAGGCTCGTGCAAGACGCTGGGCCTGGCGCTGCTGGAAGGTTTGAGCGATCAGGAAGCGCTGTTGGCGTTTGGCGAACATTATCGTTCGGTGCTGGCCACGCCTGAGGGCTGTGATCATGGGAATATTCGTGCGCTGATCGAGCACGGGCTGTCGGGGGTCAAGTTTGCCGCACAGCCGCTGACGCGAAAATCCTGAGCCACGTATAAAAAACCGGCCTCGCAGCCTGATGCCGATCGGTTAAGCCCTGTAGGAGCGAGCTTGCTCGCGAAGAACTCAAAGGCACCGCGTTTATCCAGAATGAACGCGTTATCGTTGACGTTTTTCGCGAGCAAGCTCGCTCCTACAAGCCTTTTTTGTGCAACAGGTTTAGAACGAAGCGTTCTGCAGCCCGTCGAGGTAACGCTCAGCATCCAGCGCCGCCATGCAACCAGCGCCCGCCGAAGTGATAGCCTGGCGATACACGTGGTCGGCCACGTCACCAGCGGCAAAGACACCTTCAAGGTTGGTGGCCGTGGCATTACCTTCACGACCGCCCTGCACCACCAGGTAACCGTCTTTGGCTTCCAGCACGCCCTCGAACAGCGAGGTATTCGGCGTGTGGCCGATGGCGATGAATACGCCGTCGACTTTCAGCTCATCGAAGCTGCCGTCGTTGTTTTTCAGGCGGGCACCGGTCACGCCCATGGTGTCACCCAAGACTTCATCCAGGGTCGCGTTGAGCTTGAGGATGATTTTGCCTTCGGCAACCCGCGCGTGCAGCTTGTCGATCAGGATCTTCTCGGCGCGGAAGGTTTCACGGCGGTGAACCAGGGTCACGGTGCTGGCGATATTGGCCAGGTACAGCGCTTCTTCGACTGCGGTGTTGCCACCACCGACCACGGCCACCGGCTTGTTGCGGTAGAAAAAACCGTCGCAGGTCGCACAGGCCGAAACACCTTTGCCCATGAATGCTTCTTCCGACGGCAGACCCAGGTAACGAGCGCTGGCGCCGGTGGCGATGATCAGCGCGTCACAGGTGTAGACGCCGCTGTCACCGGTCAGGCTGTAAGGCTTTTTCGAAAAGTCGACCGCGTTGATGTGATCAAACACGATTTCGGTTTCGAAACGCTCGGCGTGTTCTTTCATGCGTTCCATCAGCACTGGCCCGGTCAGGCCGTGAACATCGCCCGGCCAGTTGTCGACTTCAGTGGTGGTGGTCAACTGACCGCCCGCCTGCATGCCAGTAATCAGCAGCGGCTTGAGGTTGGCCCGCGCCGCGTAGACCGCAGCGCTATAACCGGCAGGGCCGGAACCAAGAATAATCACTCGCGAATGACGGGTATCAGACATGACTCACTCCTATCGACCGCTCGGACTACACAGCGGCTGGAATAAAAAAGGACCACGAAGCACTTGGAGAAGGCTTTAACTCGCAAGGTCCTGAAAATAATGGGTGCAGCGTAACGAGGTGGGCAAGATTAAGGAAATACGGAATAACAATCCAGCTCATAGGCGGTCTCTATCCTGTAACCGCTATTAATCGACACCTTTGTTACAGTTAATGTCGACATGCTGACCGCGCTTTCGCCCTTCAGGCAAAGCCGGTAACGTCGGCACGTTCGTCTCTTTTGTCCGGAGTTATCAATGCCCGCCCCTGTCCTCTCAGGCCCACAATACCTGCGCGAAGGCCTCAAACTGGTACTCAGTCCTGGTCTGCGCCTGTTTGTCCTGCTGCCGTTGGCAATCAACCTGATCCTGTTCGTCGGTCTGATCTATTTCGCCGGCCACCAGTTCAGCCTATGGGTCGACACCCTGATGCCGACGCTTCCCAACTGGCTGAGTTTCCTCAACTACATCCTCTGGCCACTGTTCGTGGTGCTGGTGGTGCTGATGGTGTTCTTCACCTTTACCATGCTCGCCAACATCATTGCCGCACCGTTCAATGGCTTTCTCGCGGAGAAAGTCGAAGTGGTGGTGCGCGGCACCGATGATTTTCCTGCATTCAGTTGGGGCGAACTGTTCGCCATGGTCCCCCGCACCCTGGCCCGAGAAATGCGCAAGCTGGGTTATTTCCTGCCGCGGGCGATAGGCTTGTTTATCCTGTCGTTCATCCCGGTGGTCAACCTGGTGGCGGCGCCGCTGTGGTTGCTGTTCGGCGTGTGGATGATGGCGATCCAATACATCGATTACCCCGCTGACAATCATAAACTGGGTTGGAACGAGATGCTGGCCTGGCTGCGCCAGAAGCGCTGGCAGAGCATGAGCTTCGGTGGCAGCGTCTATCTGGTGTTGCTGGTGCCGGTGCTCAATTTGCTGATGATGCCGGCTGCGGTGGCCGGGGCCACGCTGTTTTGGGTACGCGAGCAAGGCGCCGAGACGATGCGCGTAAAGAAGGCCTGAGCGGTCACAAATCCATCATCCCGATGACACAATGGCGACATGGCCCACGTCGACACTAGGGCCATGAAGAACGCCTTGCTGCATATCACGCTGATTACCGAAACCTTCCCGCCAGAAATCAACGGGGTGGCCAATACCCTCGGCCGCTTGTGTGACGGACTGCGCGCCCGTGGCCACCAGGTGGAACTGATCCGTCCTCGCCAGGGCAGCGATCAACGCCGGCCCAATGACGATGGCCTGATGCTTTGCCGGGGCTGGCCGCTGCCAGGTTATCCGGGCCTGCAATGGGGCCAGTCGTCGATGCACAAATTGCTACGACGCTGGAAGCGCCAGCGGCCGGATGTGCTGTACATCGCCACCGAAGGCCCACTGGGTCTGTCGGCACTGCGGGCGGCACGACGTCTGGGGATCAGCGTGGTCAGCGGTTTTCATACCAACTTTCAGCAATATTCCAGCCAGTACGGCCTGGGTATGTTGAGTCGGGTACTGACTCATTACTTGCGCTGGTTTCATAACCGTTCGACCTTGACCCTGGTGCCCAGCGTCAGCCAGCGCGTGGAGCTTGAGCGGCGCAACTTCGAGCGTCTGGGCATGTTGGCGCGCGGTGTCGACAGCCTGCTGTTTCACCCGGCCAAGCACGACAATGCCTTGCGCGAAAGCTGGGGCCTGGGCGTTGACGACGTTGCAGTGCTGCATGTCGGACGCCTGGCCCCGGAGAAGAACCTCGGCCTGCTCAAACGCTGCTTCGACTCACTGCAGGCCACTTATCCACAGCGGCATTTGAAGCTGATCATCGTCGGCAACGGCCCGCAACAGGCGATGCTGGAGAGAGAACTGCCCGAGGCGATTTTTTGCGGCCCTCAGCGTGGCGAAGAATTGGCCCGGCACTACGCGTCCGGTGATCTGTTTCTGTTCCCCAGTCTTACCGAAACCTTTGGCAACGTGGTCCTTGAAGCCATGGCTTCGGGTCTCGGTGTGGTGGCGTACGACCAGGCGGCCGCAACCCAGCATATCCGTCATGGCTACAACGGCGTATTGGCGATGCCGGGGGACGAGGAGGCATTTTGCGATGCCGCCAATTGGTTGCTGGAGGGGCGCGAGAGTCTGCGGCGGGTACGGCTCAATGCCCGGCAGCATGCCAGCCGTCAAGGCTGGCCCGCGATTATCGAGCAGTTTGAACACCAATTGCGCGGCGCGTGCGGTGAGACATTGGTGGTGACGGACGGTTCAAGACTGATCTGAGCATCGCGGGGCGAGCCCGCGATGCCTGTCGGCGGATTTAACTCAGCGTGGTCAACGCCTCGCGACTGAACGGCAAGATGTCGCCTTCGCGCCCTTCACGGACCTTCACCGCCCAGTCCGGATCGACCAACAGCGCACGGCCCACGGCCACCAGGTCGAACTCATCATTGTTCAGGCGCTCCAGGAGTTTTTCCAGACTCGCCGGCTGCGCCACTTTGTCAGTGTTGACCATGAACTGCAGGAACTCGCCGTCCAGACCGACACTGCCCACGGTGATGGTCGGTTTTGCGCTGAGCTTGCGGGTCCAACCCGCCAGGTTCAGCTCGGAACCATCGAACTCCGGTTCCCAGAACCTGCGGGTAGAGCAATGGAAAATATCCACACCCGCATCAGCCAGTGGTGTGAGGAACTCTGCCAACGCCTCGGGGGTTTGCACCAGCCGCGCGGTGTAATCCTGCTGCTTCCATTGAGAGAAGCGCAAGATGATCGGAAACTCGGGACCGACCGCCGCACGCACGGCTTGAATCAGCTCGATGGCGAACCGCGAACGATTGGCCAGGCTGCCGCCATATTCATCCGTGCGCTGGTTAGTGCCTTCCCAGAAGAACTGGTCCACCAGATAACCGTGAGCGCCGTGGATTTCCACGCCGTCCATGCCAATGCTCTGGGCATCCCTGGCTGCCTGGGCAAAGGCACCGATCACGTCCTTGATGTCCTGGGCAGTCATGCCATGGACCACGACGTTGCCGTCCTTGAGTTTTTCCATCGGGCCGTAGCCCGGCACACTGACGTGCGGCTCGGTGCCGATACGCCGCACACTGCCGACGTGCCACAACTGCGGGACGATCTTGCCGCCTTCGGCATGCACCGCCTCAACGACTTTCTTCCAGCCAGCCAGCGCGGCCTCACCGTAGAAGTGCGGGACGTTCGGATAGCCATTGGAAGCCTGATGATCGACCACCGTGCCTTCGGTGATGATCAGGCCCACACCGGCAGCGGCGCGGCGACGGTAGTACTCGATCACCTTGGAGTTGGGCACGCCCCCCGGGGAAAACGAGCGGGTCATCGGTGCCATGACGACACGGGTCGGCAACTGCAGTGCGCCGAGCTGGAAAGGTTTGAACAACGCTTGGACAGACATGGGAGCACTCCGCGCATAAAGATTTTATGACGCGGATAATATGGGGCCCCGCACGCACGCGATAGCACTATTGATCAGCGTGATTAAGGGATAAAAGTGCGAAGAGCGCCTCAGCAGTTCCACCGATGTCCGAAATCAGGCCAGGGCTTTCTCGATCGCCTGAGCGATAGAAGGATCTTCAGGTGGCGTA is from Pseudomonas mucidolens and encodes:
- the folE gene encoding GTP cyclohydrolase I FolE encodes the protein MTLSLPHHYREILKDLGEDPDREGLLDTPKRAAKAMQYVCHGYSQSVEDIVNGALFTSDSDEMVIVANIELYSMCEHHLLPFIGKAHVAYIPTGKVLGLSKIARLVDMFARRLQIQENLTQQIAEAIQSVTQAAGVAVVIEAQHMCMMMRGVAKQNSTMNTSVMLGAFRESNTTRMEFLQLIGRSK
- the folX gene encoding dihydroneopterin triphosphate 2'-epimerase, yielding MPQLQPGMARIRVKDLRLRTFIGINEDEILNKQDVLINVSILYAAQDAVRDNDIDHALNYRTITKAIIAHVEGNRFALLERLTQELLDLVMSNESVLYAEVEVDKPHALRFAESVSITLAASRSATSGKL
- a CDS encoding class II aldolase/adducin family protein, with the translated sequence MSPAPVQSPPSVKDQVSAAEWQTRIDLAACYRLVAMHGWDDLIFTHISAKVPGTEDFLINPYGLMFHEITASSLVKVDQAGNKLMDSPYEINPAGYTIHSAVHEVRHDVVCVLHTHTAAGVAVSAQKQGVLPISQQSLFVLSSLAYHAYEGVALSHDEKARLQADLGEKNFLMLHNHGPLTCGGTIADTFLMMFTFQRACDIQVLAHNGGTELIAIEPQVLAGAKAMLAGVTKSAQGMGGALAWPALLRKLDQQNPGYQL
- a CDS encoding antibiotic biosynthesis monooxygenase, producing MSTLPVTLMVARRVAKGRYQDLMSWLREGEQLATDFPGYLGSGVLAPPADDDEFQIIFRFADEQTLHAWEFSASRSAWLDRGSELFANPSEHRVRGMDGWFGGVGQRPLRWKQAVAIWLAFFPVSLLFNFGLEPLLVELGMFSRVLISTLVLTPLMVYLFIPLSTYLLAGWLNPAPAPAKPCEATV
- the cysZ gene encoding sulfate transporter CysZ; translated protein: MPAPVLSGPQYLREGLKLVLSPGLRLFVLLPLAINLILFVGLIYFAGHQFSLWVDTLMPTLPNWLSFLNYILWPLFVVLVVLMVFFTFTMLANIIAAPFNGFLAEKVEVVVRGTDDFPAFSWGELFAMVPRTLAREMRKLGYFLPRAIGLFILSFIPVVNLVAAPLWLLFGVWMMAIQYIDYPADNHKLGWNEMLAWLRQKRWQSMSFGGSVYLVLLVPVLNLLMMPAAVAGATLFWVREQGAETMRVKKA
- a CDS encoding flavodoxin, which gives rise to MKVAILSGSVYGTAEEVARHAAAILNDAGLDAWHNPRATLAEIQAFAPEAFLAVTSTTGMGELPDSLMPLYSTIRDQLPAAWRGLPGAVIGLGDASYGDTFCAGGEQMRELFGELGVREVLPMLRLDASESVTPESDAEPWLAELVTALRA
- the folM gene encoding dihydromonapterin reductase; this encodes MTTTLAPILITGAGQRVGLHCALRLLDAQQPVIFSYRTERPDVQRLRDRGAIAVFADFSSEAGILAFIAELKTHTERLRAIIHNASAWTAETPGGESRAFIDMFSVHMLAPYLINLHCASLLQQSTPADIVHISDDVTRKGSRQHIAYCATKAGLDNLTLSFAAKYAPQIKVNGIAPAMVMFNQDDNAAYRAKVLAKSALGIEPGAEVIYQSLRYLLDNPYVTGTTLTVNGGRHIK
- a CDS encoding alpha/beta fold hydrolase, whose amino-acid sequence is MPLAEIPLSAWRTRGQSFVFRGQAIRYWVAGQGEPLLLIHGFPSASWDWHYLWQPLAQRNRVIACDMLGFGDSAKPLDHTYCLLEQADLHQALLEHLRVHGKVHVLAHDYGDSVAQELLARHYEGRFKMASCVFLNGGLFPETHRVALAQKLLLSPVGWMVGRAFGRNTLADTFRQIFGPDTRPSESALDDFWSLIANNDGQRILHKLIAYIPQRRQQRERWVTAMRRGELPLRVIDGEVDPISGAHMVERYRELVPDADTVLLSNIGHYPQIEAPVQVLKHYLAFRERITQASTQLTCT
- the trxB gene encoding thioredoxin-disulfide reductase, producing MSDTRHSRVIILGSGPAGYSAAVYAARANLKPLLITGMQAGGQLTTTTEVDNWPGDVHGLTGPVLMERMKEHAERFETEIVFDHINAVDFSKKPYSLTGDSGVYTCDALIIATGASARYLGLPSEEAFMGKGVSACATCDGFFYRNKPVAVVGGGNTAVEEALYLANIASTVTLVHRRETFRAEKILIDKLHARVAEGKIILKLNATLDEVLGDTMGVTGARLKNNDGSFDELKVDGVFIAIGHTPNTSLFEGVLEAKDGYLVVQGGREGNATATNLEGVFAAGDVADHVYRQAITSAGAGCMAALDAERYLDGLQNASF
- a CDS encoding DUF1244 domain-containing protein produces the protein MNDQQRLELEAAAFRRLVAHLDSRKDVQNIDLMNLAGFCRNCLSKWYKAEADERQIEVSLDDAREVVYGMPYAEWKAQYQKEASAEQHAAFAKGKSHE
- a CDS encoding PAS domain S-box protein, translating into MINAKLMQMVINATNEGIVVAEREGKDKPLIYVNPAFERLTGYHLDDILYQDCRFLQSGDRDQPALNAIRQALDNAGSCREILRNYRKDGTHFWNELSLSTVYNPADKQTYFVGVQKDVTAQVKAQQRITQLEAQVAQLQAELNTLQATSGSNKL
- a CDS encoding MerR family transcriptional regulator, encoding MPVITDPLVGSMLSGVPGSEELFPIREVSKLTGINPVTLRAWERRYGLIQPVRTESGHRLYSREDIDTVHRILDWIERGVAVSKVGKMLARDDAQAALLRNVSEGNAQHESTDWQRQLQQAIGAFDDRQLDRLYGQIFATYPASVALQDILMPLWLQLLRHQGHFGQASEWLFFDSFLRNRISQRLQLAQVSHKPRILLSAIAGECRELELLVAAVLMSGDELAVRVLSMGQPFNELTLICEKSRPQALVVFSNHSPTAELPRRLTRLALTLDCPILLAGDVSDMVGSQLAGTSIGCLGNEGHLMQRRLQQFIQGTLDT
- a CDS encoding HopJ type III effector protein, encoding MSDLNTLRASLNSGEHVFAETLAFIAAGYDYQPQAFNNGAVENAAGQNEGSCKTLGLALLEGLSDQEALLAFGEHYRSVLATPEGCDHGNIRALIEHGLSGVKFAAQPLTRKS